From [Clostridium] symbiosum, a single genomic window includes:
- a CDS encoding tyramine oxidase subunit B: MSSTKIDFLYLDEQEMIKAGVKNMHECVGVMEEVFTLLGQGDYVMGGRNHNSHGILISFPDEPQFPNMPKNGPDRRFMAMTTYLGGRFHVAGEKWYGSNKANLEKGLPRSILMVMLNDADTGAPLALMSANLISAIRTGAIPGVGAKYLAREDAKTCALIAAGVISRTCFMSLIDSRPGIETVRIYDVFPEPAERLAAFIRETYPTVKNVEICSSVEDAVRGADIVNVAASGKVYPRIEEDWLKPGVFVSLPAGIDMDSDFLISDRCRRVVDNWKMYEAWSEELTTPYWNIMGLIGTKYLDLIDEGLMTKKQIDNLGDITAGKIPGRKNEDEKILFGMGGMPVYDVAWGYQLLQNAKKLGLGTSLNLWEKPDLA; encoded by the coding sequence ATGAGCAGCACAAAAATTGATTTTTTGTATCTGGATGAGCAGGAAATGATTAAAGCCGGTGTCAAGAACATGCATGAATGTGTCGGCGTGATGGAGGAAGTATTTACCCTCCTGGGACAGGGAGACTATGTCATGGGCGGAAGAAACCACAATTCCCACGGCATCCTGATCTCATTCCCGGATGAACCGCAGTTCCCAAATATGCCTAAGAACGGACCAGACCGCCGTTTTATGGCAATGACAACCTATCTGGGCGGCCGGTTCCATGTTGCGGGAGAAAAATGGTACGGATCAAATAAGGCAAACCTGGAAAAGGGACTGCCCCGCTCCATTCTCATGGTAATGCTCAATGACGCCGATACGGGAGCTCCTCTGGCCCTGATGAGCGCCAACCTGATCAGTGCAATCAGAACGGGAGCAATCCCAGGCGTGGGAGCAAAATACCTTGCCAGGGAAGACGCTAAAACATGCGCCCTGATCGCAGCCGGCGTTATCAGCCGTACCTGCTTTATGTCCCTCATCGACAGCAGGCCGGGGATTGAAACCGTACGCATCTACGATGTATTCCCGGAACCGGCCGAGCGTCTGGCCGCCTTTATCAGAGAGACTTATCCGACGGTTAAAAACGTGGAGATCTGCTCCAGCGTTGAGGACGCTGTCCGCGGAGCCGATATTGTCAATGTCGCGGCTTCCGGAAAAGTTTATCCGCGCATTGAAGAAGACTGGCTGAAACCCGGCGTATTTGTCTCACTCCCGGCCGGTATTGACATGGATTCTGATTTCCTGATCAGCGACCGCTGCCGCCGTGTAGTAGATAACTGGAAGATGTACGAGGCATGGTCGGAGGAACTTACAACGCCGTATTGGAATATCATGGGACTGATTGGTACGAAATATCTCGATTTAATTGATGAGGGCCTTATGACGAAAAAACAGATTGACAATCTCGGAGACATCACGGCAGGCAAGATCCCGGGACGCAAGAACGAGGATGAGAAGATTCTGTTCGGTATGGGCGGTATGCCGGTCTATGACGTAGCCTGGGGATACCAGCTGCTCCAGAACGCAAAGAAACTGGGACTCGGCACTTCGCTGAACCTGTGGGAAAAACCGGATCTGGCATAG
- a CDS encoding sodium/glutamate symporter, with protein MSFWDVILDFGLMSALILLGQLLRAKVKILQELFIPASLTAGVLGLILGPNGLGIIPFSSAFGSYSGALIVLVFAALPLSQENVKKEKSSSGVIQMWSFQLVTYLGQHLWAMVLGLLLFVPVFGTHPGFGYMLPTGFVGGHGTAAAVGDSFAGMGWEDAGALGMTSATVGILSGLIGGIILIKLATKKGYTNYITDFVKLPESFRTGLIPEQEREVMGRESFSTISVDPLAVHTALLFVVAYGAKKIADFVLYLNPKLSLPVFSLAVLVGFIVMKLMRLGGADKYVDRRVITRLSSTFTDYLVGFGVASIQLGVVVKYAVSLAILFTCGILFNIFIAVWLAPRMFTKDWFEKGIFTYGWASGVTAIGITVLRICDPNFKSGTLDDFSLSYLFGNMWAELTVVTMGPILIATGFAVPYTLALAGAFLVVLLITWRLKGFHKSVQKSNT; from the coding sequence ATGAGTTTTTGGGATGTAATATTGGACTTCGGCCTGATGAGTGCCCTGATACTTCTGGGACAGCTGCTGAGGGCAAAGGTAAAAATTCTTCAGGAGCTTTTTATTCCGGCATCACTGACGGCAGGCGTGCTTGGACTGATCTTGGGGCCAAACGGCCTTGGAATAATACCATTTTCCTCCGCCTTCGGTTCCTATTCCGGCGCGTTGATTGTCCTGGTGTTCGCAGCGCTTCCGCTTTCACAGGAAAATGTCAAAAAAGAGAAAAGCAGTTCCGGTGTCATTCAGATGTGGAGTTTCCAATTGGTGACTTATCTTGGGCAGCATCTGTGGGCTATGGTTTTAGGCCTTCTGCTGTTCGTTCCTGTTTTTGGCACTCACCCGGGCTTTGGCTACATGCTCCCCACAGGCTTTGTAGGCGGCCACGGAACAGCAGCCGCGGTTGGAGATTCCTTTGCCGGAATGGGCTGGGAAGATGCCGGGGCCTTAGGCATGACTTCCGCTACGGTGGGAATTCTGTCGGGATTGATAGGCGGTATTATTTTAATTAAACTGGCTACGAAAAAGGGCTATACAAACTATATTACAGACTTTGTCAAACTCCCCGAGAGCTTCCGTACCGGACTGATCCCGGAACAGGAGCGGGAGGTAATGGGCCGGGAATCTTTTTCCACCATCTCCGTGGATCCGCTGGCGGTTCATACTGCCCTTCTCTTTGTGGTAGCCTACGGAGCGAAGAAAATTGCTGATTTTGTACTGTACCTGAATCCGAAGTTGAGCCTGCCGGTCTTTTCCCTGGCGGTACTGGTTGGTTTCATCGTCATGAAACTGATGAGGCTTGGAGGAGCCGACAAGTATGTAGACCGGAGGGTGATTACGCGTCTCAGCAGTACATTTACAGATTATCTGGTTGGTTTCGGCGTGGCCTCCATCCAGCTCGGCGTAGTGGTAAAATATGCGGTGTCTCTGGCCATTCTGTTCACCTGCGGCATCCTGTTCAACATATTTATAGCCGTGTGGCTGGCTCCCAGGATGTTCACCAAAGACTGGTTTGAAAAGGGAATCTTCACCTACGGCTGGGCCTCGGGCGTTACGGCAATCGGTATCACGGTTCTCAGGATCTGCGATCCCAACTTTAAGAGCGGAACCCTGGACGACTTCTCACTTTCTTACCTGTTTGGAAACATGTGGGCGGAACTGACCGTCGTCACGATGGGCCCGATATTAATCGCCACGGGATTTGCGGTACCTTATACGCTGGCCCTGGCAGGAGCCTTCCTGGTCGTTCTGCTGATTACATGGAGGCTGAAAGGATTCCATAAAAGTGTGCAGAAGTCCAATACATGA